The Stegostoma tigrinum isolate sSteTig4 chromosome 9, sSteTig4.hap1, whole genome shotgun sequence genome includes a region encoding these proteins:
- the LOC125455165 gene encoding zinc finger and BTB domain-containing protein 2-like isoform X1 produces the protein MHSQGLNMELANHGLILLQQLNAQREFGFLCDCTVAIGDVYFKAHKAVLASFSNYFKMLFIHQTSDCVRLKPTDIQPDIFSYLLHLMYTGKMAPQIIDPVRLEQGIKFLHAYPLVQEASLASHGAVPRPDQVFAWTSSLYGIQIADNQTTSQSRLSAAEKSCREPRSHVHPSRMEQERGSEANQQHPQGAQILQPSQHIGQTSAATSGTQQGLTSATGPPAAEERCENIPVLDGQPGIHAIAHVKPSIMKRNSGFPKFYVCHLCGRRFTLRSSLREHLQLHTGMSLPVANPAGMNMLGQLVEPGKPTKDSEEIPEAEVISDGELQQKNDSPMADGQLQAETPPPSDIADIDNIELGDQDREVKRRKYECSICGRKFIQKSHWREHMYIHTGKPYKCSTCDKTFCRANQAARHVCLNQNSDTYMMVDNKQAMLTEGSSEETSQSLMDPVYLATSQSNQSYKCNLCDKSFSTASEAVRHSCQNQNSDTFVLMEGQPAVQGEGSSEACEVTEVSQSLSETVHNMEDGQAVLVE, from the exons ATGCATTCTCAG GGTCTAAATATGGAATTGGCTAATCATGGTCTAATCCTGCTGCAACAACTCAATGCCCAGCGAGAATTTGGTTTCTTATGTGACTGCACAGTGGCTATTGGTGATGTCTATTTCAAGGCACACAAGGCAGTGCTTGCCTCTTTCTCCAATTACTTCAAAATGCTATTCATCCATCAAACCAG TGACTGTGTCCGTCTGAAACCAACTGATATTCAGCCAGATATCTTTAGCTACCTCCTGCATTTAATGTACACTGGGAAAATGGCTCCCCAGATCATTGATCCTGTCCGTCTCGAGCAGGGAATTAAGTTCCTACATGCATACCCACTGGTACAGGAAGCCAGCTTAGCCAGCCACGGAGCAGTTCCTCGTCCTGATCAGGTTTTCGCCTGGACATCATCACTGTATGGCATCCAGATTGCAGATAATCAAACCACGTCTCAGAGTAGGTTATCAGCTGCAGAAAAGTCTTGTCGAGAGCCCAGGTCACATGTTCATCCTTCTCGGATGGAGCAAGAACGAGGTTCAGAAGCCAACCAGCAGCATCCCCAGGGTGCACAGATTCTTCAGCCTTCTCAACATATTGGGCAGACATCTGCAGCAACTTCAGGGACACAACAAGGATTGActtctgcgactggccccccagcaGCTGAAGAACGATGTGAAAATATCCCTGTATTAGACGGGCAGCCAGGAATACATGCAATAGCTCATGTTAAACCCAGTATTATGAAAAGGAACAGTGGCTTTCCCAAGTTTTATGTCTGTCATCTTTGTGGCAGAAGGTTCACTCTACGAAGCAGCCTACGTGAGCATCTGCAGCTCCACACAGGAATGTCACTTCCAGTTGCCAACCCAGCAGGAATGAATATGCTAGGACAATTGGTAGAACCTGGAAAACCTACAAAAGATTCTGAGGAAATACCTGAAGCAGAAGTAATTAGTGATGGTGAACTACAGCAGAAAAATGATTCACCAATGGCAGATGGCCAACTGCAAGCTGAAACACCACCCCCATCAGACATTGCAGACATTGACAACATAGAGCTAGGGGATCAAGATAGAGAAGTGAAAAGACGAAAATATGAATGCTCCATCTGCGGACGTAAATTCATCCAGAAAAGTCACTGGCGAGAGCATATGTATATTCACACAGGCAAACCGTACAAGTGTAGTACCTGTGATAAAACATTTTGTAGAGCCAACCAGGCTGCCAGGCATGTGTGCCTTAACCAGAATTCTGATACTTATATGATGGTGGATAATAAGCAAGCAATGCTTACTGAAGGTTCCTCTGAAGAAACAAGTCAGTCACTAATGGATCCAGTGTACTTGGCAACAAGCCAATCAAACCAGTCCTATAAGTGCAATCTGTGTGATAAAAGCTTCTCGACTGCTAGTGAAGCTGTTCGGCATTCATGTCAGAACCAAAATTCT
- the LOC125455165 gene encoding zinc finger and BTB domain-containing protein 2-like isoform X2, with translation MELANHGLILLQQLNAQREFGFLCDCTVAIGDVYFKAHKAVLASFSNYFKMLFIHQTSDCVRLKPTDIQPDIFSYLLHLMYTGKMAPQIIDPVRLEQGIKFLHAYPLVQEASLASHGAVPRPDQVFAWTSSLYGIQIADNQTTSQSRLSAAEKSCREPRSHVHPSRMEQERGSEANQQHPQGAQILQPSQHIGQTSAATSGTQQGLTSATGPPAAEERCENIPVLDGQPGIHAIAHVKPSIMKRNSGFPKFYVCHLCGRRFTLRSSLREHLQLHTGMSLPVANPAGMNMLGQLVEPGKPTKDSEEIPEAEVISDGELQQKNDSPMADGQLQAETPPPSDIADIDNIELGDQDREVKRRKYECSICGRKFIQKSHWREHMYIHTGKPYKCSTCDKTFCRANQAARHVCLNQNSDTYMMVDNKQAMLTEGSSEETSQSLMDPVYLATSQSNQSYKCNLCDKSFSTASEAVRHSCQNQNSDTFVLMEGQPAVQGEGSSEACEVTEVSQSLSETVHNMEDGQAVLVE, from the exons ATGGAATTGGCTAATCATGGTCTAATCCTGCTGCAACAACTCAATGCCCAGCGAGAATTTGGTTTCTTATGTGACTGCACAGTGGCTATTGGTGATGTCTATTTCAAGGCACACAAGGCAGTGCTTGCCTCTTTCTCCAATTACTTCAAAATGCTATTCATCCATCAAACCAG TGACTGTGTCCGTCTGAAACCAACTGATATTCAGCCAGATATCTTTAGCTACCTCCTGCATTTAATGTACACTGGGAAAATGGCTCCCCAGATCATTGATCCTGTCCGTCTCGAGCAGGGAATTAAGTTCCTACATGCATACCCACTGGTACAGGAAGCCAGCTTAGCCAGCCACGGAGCAGTTCCTCGTCCTGATCAGGTTTTCGCCTGGACATCATCACTGTATGGCATCCAGATTGCAGATAATCAAACCACGTCTCAGAGTAGGTTATCAGCTGCAGAAAAGTCTTGTCGAGAGCCCAGGTCACATGTTCATCCTTCTCGGATGGAGCAAGAACGAGGTTCAGAAGCCAACCAGCAGCATCCCCAGGGTGCACAGATTCTTCAGCCTTCTCAACATATTGGGCAGACATCTGCAGCAACTTCAGGGACACAACAAGGATTGActtctgcgactggccccccagcaGCTGAAGAACGATGTGAAAATATCCCTGTATTAGACGGGCAGCCAGGAATACATGCAATAGCTCATGTTAAACCCAGTATTATGAAAAGGAACAGTGGCTTTCCCAAGTTTTATGTCTGTCATCTTTGTGGCAGAAGGTTCACTCTACGAAGCAGCCTACGTGAGCATCTGCAGCTCCACACAGGAATGTCACTTCCAGTTGCCAACCCAGCAGGAATGAATATGCTAGGACAATTGGTAGAACCTGGAAAACCTACAAAAGATTCTGAGGAAATACCTGAAGCAGAAGTAATTAGTGATGGTGAACTACAGCAGAAAAATGATTCACCAATGGCAGATGGCCAACTGCAAGCTGAAACACCACCCCCATCAGACATTGCAGACATTGACAACATAGAGCTAGGGGATCAAGATAGAGAAGTGAAAAGACGAAAATATGAATGCTCCATCTGCGGACGTAAATTCATCCAGAAAAGTCACTGGCGAGAGCATATGTATATTCACACAGGCAAACCGTACAAGTGTAGTACCTGTGATAAAACATTTTGTAGAGCCAACCAGGCTGCCAGGCATGTGTGCCTTAACCAGAATTCTGATACTTATATGATGGTGGATAATAAGCAAGCAATGCTTACTGAAGGTTCCTCTGAAGAAACAAGTCAGTCACTAATGGATCCAGTGTACTTGGCAACAAGCCAATCAAACCAGTCCTATAAGTGCAATCTGTGTGATAAAAGCTTCTCGACTGCTAGTGAAGCTGTTCGGCATTCATGTCAGAACCAAAATTCT